The genomic region GGTGCAAGGGCATCCTTAAAAAATGAGGAGTTCACTTTTAATTTTTCATGTTCAATGTCGGCTTTAGTTAACATTTTTTCTGATAATCACTCCTTTTGAATGTAGTGTTTGCCATTATAACCCGTATGCGGACCGTCACGGACTTGAAAGCGGAAATCCGCTGCACCGTGCGCATCCGCTAACAGAACGTTCGGACCCAGTATATCACGTCTGTGAAAAAATGTCATGTTTTTTGTGTTGGGTAAACTTAATTCAGACGCGAGAGCAGTTTTTGGAGGTGTTGTATGTTTCGCTCGACCTCCGTGGCATCCGGGGGTGCGTCTGCGAGTTGGAGATATGTCTCGAAGGCGGCGATACCTTCACCATACGCATGGTTTTTGTAGTGTAAGTAACCGAGCAGCCGATAATCCGCAGCAGCATTCGGGAGCAGCCACGTGATGCGTTCAGCCGCTGTAAGTGCTTTGTCGTAGTTCTCAAGGAGCGTGTAGGCGCGCGTCAAATTCCGCAAAATGCGGGCAAGAATCTCTTTATCTGTCGCTTCAGTTAACATACTCGATTCCAGCGGCACCGATTCACCGTGGGTTTCTTGGAGTTTCACCTGGAGTGCGTCTTCACACATAAAAGACCCGTTTTCAAATACATCAAGCAGGATGTCCAAATGGTCACGTTGGTATCTGACCAGAAAATGCCCTGGAAAATTTACGCCAACGAGGGGTAACCCAGCACGTCTACCGACTTCGATGTAAACAACACCTAACGTAATTGGAATCCCTGTCTTTTTATCAAGGACAAAGTTCAGGAAGTTGTTGCCGAGGGCGTAGTAGTTGTCCGTATTTCCTGTGAACCCTTTTTCCTGAAAGAGGTATCGATTTAGTTCGGTGATATGCTGCTCAGGTAGCGTTGCCTCTTGGATCCGTTCCCGAACCGTATCCGCCATCTCATCAAGTTGGTGGAGGTAATTCTCAATATTGAGTTCGCGGTACTCGCTTTGCGCAATAAGTAGGGCACCTGTTGCGAGTTCAACCTCGTTACTATCAAGGTTCGCGAAGGAGAAAAATGGATCTGTTTGCGGTTTTTTGGTCATTTTTCCGAAAAAAGCAAATTTTTTTGCATTCCCTGAGAATATATGATATAATTAAAGTAATCTTTATGTGGGGGATTAGCTCAGCTGGGAGAGCGCTTGCATGGCATGCAAGAGGTCACCAGTTCAAGTCTGGTATCCTCCACTTTTTTATTTGCCCTGCTCGGACGTTGTCTCTGTTTTCTTGCTGGTTTGCGACTTTGTTATTCTGCGTGGGACACCGTTATCCAAGATGCCCAAAAGCGTTAAATGGAGTTGGGCTTGCGTCGGCAATGTCTGGAGCAATTCTTCCTCGATCTTCTCGATCTGTCCCTGTGCTTTTTTGCGTTTCGCCCGAAACGCGTCCAGAGTTTCTTGAACCTCCGCATCTTCAACAAGTGAATCTTTTGCGAACCGATTTAAGGTTTTCAAGTCTTTGACTGACTGAATCTCTTTTTGACGTTTTAACTCCCATAACGCTTCAAGTTGGGTCTGATGTGTCGATGTTACGCCAAGGTCCGCCCAAGTTCTTACCTGCTCATTTTTATTTTCACTCTTTTGTGCCGAGGCGATAACAGTGCAGAGGGCAGCGCATACCAATATCCCAACGGCGCGCTTGGTCCAGATGTGTCGCTTTTGTACCCGTTTACCGTCTTGCATGATTTTCCTC from Candidatus Poribacteria bacterium harbors:
- a CDS encoding tetratricopeptide repeat protein, with amino-acid sequence MTKKPQTDPFFSFANLDSNEVELATGALLIAQSEYRELNIENYLHQLDEMADTVRERIQEATLPEQHITELNRYLFQEKGFTGNTDNYYALGNNFLNFVLDKKTGIPITLGVVYIEVGRRAGLPLVGVNFPGHFLVRYQRDHLDILLDVFENGSFMCEDALQVKLQETHGESVPLESSMLTEATDKEILARILRNLTRAYTLLENYDKALTAAERITWLLPNAAADYRLLGYLHYKNHAYGEGIAAFETYLQLADAPPDATEVERNIQHLQKLLSRLN